The following proteins come from a genomic window of bacterium:
- the tyrS gene encoding tyrosine--tRNA ligase produces MNITEQLKILCGGVEEIIPEAEFKNKLEKSASTGKPLRIKCGIDPTKPDVHIGHLVPYRKMRQFQDLGHTGVVIIGDYTASIGDPTGKSEERPHLTPEEAKRNAEKYLEQLYKILDPEKTKVHFNGEWFSKFSFKDVLGLASKVTFAQIMAHETFRTRYEKGEPLSMHELMYPLLQGYDSVEINADVELGATEQKFNILMGRELQRAFGKEPQVAMLFPILTGIDGINKMSKSLGNYIGLNDKPDDIFGKVMSIPDSAIINFVVYGTSTGQDFADKAKNHLKSGKNPRDLKLELAEIIVKELSSGDDAVKARENFLNTFSRKTGPAEELIQTISIKPGKYWAVKLLVDNGCAKSNGEARRLIEQGGFAIGDVKIDDVDLEVNVPEDTDGKLLKIGKKKFARIVAKK; encoded by the coding sequence GTGAATATTACGGAACAGTTAAAAATCTTATGCGGCGGGGTTGAAGAAATAATACCCGAAGCGGAATTCAAAAACAAACTTGAAAAGTCCGCTTCCACAGGTAAACCGCTGAGGATAAAATGCGGAATTGACCCCACGAAACCCGATGTGCATATCGGACACCTTGTCCCTTACAGAAAGATGAGGCAGTTTCAGGATTTAGGGCATACAGGTGTTGTGATAATAGGTGATTACACCGCTTCGATCGGGGATCCTACCGGAAAATCCGAAGAGAGACCTCATCTTACACCGGAAGAAGCTAAAAGAAACGCTGAAAAATATCTCGAACAGTTATATAAAATTCTGGATCCGGAAAAAACAAAAGTTCATTTTAACGGCGAATGGTTTTCAAAATTTTCCTTTAAAGATGTACTGGGCCTTGCGAGTAAAGTTACATTTGCGCAGATAATGGCCCATGAAACTTTCAGGACGAGATATGAAAAGGGAGAGCCGCTCTCTATGCATGAACTTATGTATCCCCTTCTCCAGGGATATGATTCCGTTGAAATAAACGCGGATGTTGAATTAGGCGCTACTGAACAGAAATTCAATATTCTTATGGGTCGGGAATTACAGAGAGCTTTCGGAAAAGAACCTCAGGTCGCGATGCTGTTTCCTATTCTTACAGGCATAGACGGAATAAATAAAATGTCAAAATCCTTGGGTAATTACATCGGTTTGAATGACAAGCCGGATGATATTTTCGGCAAAGTCATGAGCATACCCGACAGCGCAATCATAAATTTTGTTGTTTACGGAACATCCACAGGACAGGATTTTGCCGATAAAGCAAAAAACCATCTTAAATCCGGTAAAAATCCGAGAGATTTGAAACTTGAACTTGCGGAAATAATCGTGAAAGAACTATCTTCCGGGGATGATGCCGTTAAAGCGCGTGAAAATTTTCTTAATACTTTCAGCAGGAAAACAGGCCCGGCGGAAGAGCTTATTCAGACAATCAGCATAAAACCGGGAAAATACTGGGCAGTGAAACTGCTCGTCGATAACGGCTGCGCTAAAAGCAACGGAGAAGCCCGGAGACTAATTGAGCAAGGCGGGTTTGCAATCGGAGATGTAAAGATAGACGATGTTGATTTGGAAGTGAATGTGCCGGAAGACACAGACGGTAAATTGCTGAAAATAGGGAAAAAGAAATTCGCGCGCATTGTTGCCAAAAAATAA
- a CDS encoding family 16 glycosylhydrolase — protein MKRVYINILFFICSACLSQLSYSAAKKPFDLPGWVLIWNDEFEESELNLSKWRVSDTAPVKNKELEYYTPDDVYLENGCLILRSQKRDMGGREYTSGHVDTKLKFATTYGRIETRAKLPGGQGIWPAHWMLPVKGGWPPEIDIMELLGHAPDRVYMTLHWGHWPNNQHAGKSFKGPDFTNGFHTFAVEWEPDEIRWYVDDVLKYTAVKNIPREPFYIILNTAVGGDWPGNPNSKTRFPQHHYIDYVRVYIKDIKGTSYLYITAENGKIECTPYKERYKTGETVNLFAKPDLCYRFSRWEGDASGKNNPLRLKMDSHKKIQAVFEPDPEGPKVISKGKKTKSSSLESPALDDRYAVDGDKETRWSSAWSDPQWIKIDLGDICKIIGVKLYWETAYARAYDVQVSIDGVEWKTVYSQKSSGGDIESIGDINIEARYIRVFGKKRATDYGYSLWEIEVFGEKK, from the coding sequence ATGAAACGTGTTTATATAAATATATTATTTTTTATCTGTTCTGCCTGCCTGTCTCAGTTGTCTTACTCGGCCGCAAAAAAACCGTTTGACCTGCCCGGATGGGTATTAATCTGGAATGATGAATTCGAAGAATCCGAACTGAATTTGTCAAAATGGCGTGTTTCCGATACTGCTCCGGTAAAGAATAAAGAGCTTGAGTATTATACACCCGATGATGTTTATCTTGAAAACGGGTGCCTGATATTGAGAAGCCAGAAACGGGATATGGGAGGAAGAGAATACACTTCAGGGCATGTCGATACAAAACTGAAATTTGCCACAACATACGGCAGGATAGAAACACGCGCTAAATTGCCGGGCGGACAGGGGATATGGCCCGCGCACTGGATGCTTCCCGTAAAAGGGGGATGGCCTCCCGAGATTGATATCATGGAGTTGCTCGGACACGCTCCCGACAGGGTTTATATGACGCTTCACTGGGGTCATTGGCCTAACAATCAGCATGCGGGAAAATCTTTCAAAGGCCCTGATTTCACAAATGGTTTCCACACTTTCGCTGTGGAATGGGAACCGGATGAAATAAGGTGGTATGTAGATGATGTGCTGAAATATACAGCCGTAAAAAATATTCCCCGGGAACCTTTTTATATAATTTTGAATACCGCCGTCGGAGGCGACTGGCCGGGTAATCCAAACAGCAAAACCAGATTTCCCCAGCACCATTATATTGATTATGTAAGAGTGTATATCAAAGATATAAAGGGGACCTCTTATCTTTATATTACCGCTGAAAACGGGAAAATCGAGTGCACGCCCTATAAAGAGAGGTATAAAACAGGGGAAACAGTGAACCTGTTTGCAAAACCGGATCTTTGTTATAGGTTCAGCCGATGGGAAGGGGATGCTTCCGGGAAAAATAATCCTCTGCGGTTAAAAATGGACAGCCATAAGAAAATACAGGCTGTATTTGAACCGGACCCTGAAGGACCTAAAGTCATATCCAAAGGTAAAAAAACAAAATCTTCTTCGCTGGAATCGCCCGCGCTGGATGACAGATACGCGGTTGACGGAGATAAGGAAACAAGATGGTCATCAGCATGGTCAGACCCTCAGTGGATAAAAATAGACCTTGGTGATATCTGTAAAATTATCGGAGTGAAACTTTATTGGGAAACCGCATATGCCAGGGCGTATGATGTGCAGGTGTCCATTGACGGAGTGGAATGGAAAACGGTTTATTCACAGAAATCTTCGGGGGGCGATATCGAAAGCATAGGAGATATAAATATAGAAGCCAGATATATCAGAGTTTTCGGTAAAAAGAGGGCAACCGATTACGGATATTCTCTCTGGGAAATAGAAGTGTTCGG
- a CDS encoding 30S ribosomal protein S1 yields MIAKELKTKQTLEELDESSENSAGKEGMLSDDELSKLYEQSFKVLEEGKIVDGTIISKDEKGVIVDVGYKSEGFVAKEEFRDYDKVKVGDKINVMIEEKENEDGIIVLSKLKADRSLNWEKTISSCEEGKVLKGRIFRKVKGGLMVDIGMEAFLPASQIDVKHIFNMDDYIGKEYDFKIIKINPQRKNIVVSRRELLEEERQRSKSKLIQNVEEGQIRKGFVKNITDFGAFIDLGGIDGLLHITDMTWGRISHPSELLAVGDHVEVMILEFDREKERISLGLKQKTANPWEDIEEKYPVGSKIKGKVVSIMPYGAFVEVEKGIEGLIHISELSWTKRINHPSEMLAVGDSVEAMVLNLDKSNQKISLGLKQTEHNPWEKIEEKYPAGTKIRGKVRNLTNYGAFVELEDGIDGLIHISDMSWTRKINTPSEILKKGDLVEAQIISIDKDNKKIALGMKQLQPDPWDQVKDSFKIGDVVKGKVNKITKFGAFVEIGEGVEGLIHISQLSDKPVEKVTDILKEGQEVEAMVIKVEKEERKIALSLKDASGPETGKSEDEETAEENSGEHDEEPESK; encoded by the coding sequence GTGATAGCAAAAGAACTGAAAACCAAACAAACACTCGAAGAGCTTGATGAGTCAAGCGAAAATTCTGCTGGAAAGGAGGGCATGCTTTCCGATGACGAGCTCAGCAAGTTATATGAGCAGAGCTTCAAAGTTCTCGAAGAAGGGAAAATAGTTGACGGAACCATTATCAGCAAGGATGAAAAAGGCGTGATTGTTGATGTTGGTTATAAATCAGAAGGTTTTGTTGCCAAAGAGGAATTCCGCGATTACGACAAAGTCAAAGTCGGCGATAAAATAAATGTGATGATAGAAGAAAAAGAAAACGAGGACGGTATAATAGTACTTTCGAAACTGAAAGCCGACCGGTCGCTTAACTGGGAAAAAACAATTTCTTCCTGCGAAGAAGGAAAAGTCCTTAAAGGAAGGATATTCAGGAAGGTCAAAGGCGGGCTTATGGTTGATATCGGGATGGAAGCGTTCCTGCCGGCTTCCCAGATAGACGTTAAACACATTTTCAATATGGATGATTATATCGGCAAAGAGTATGATTTTAAAATAATCAAGATTAATCCCCAGAGAAAGAACATAGTCGTTTCAAGGAGAGAACTGCTTGAAGAAGAACGGCAGAGAAGTAAATCGAAACTCATCCAAAACGTGGAAGAAGGACAGATCAGGAAAGGGTTTGTAAAAAATATCACTGATTTCGGCGCGTTTATTGACCTTGGCGGAATAGACGGACTTCTTCATATTACCGATATGACGTGGGGAAGAATATCTCATCCGTCCGAACTGCTTGCTGTCGGCGACCACGTTGAAGTGATGATACTTGAATTTGACAGGGAAAAAGAAAGGATTTCCCTGGGGTTGAAACAGAAAACGGCTAACCCATGGGAAGACATTGAAGAAAAATACCCGGTCGGCTCGAAAATCAAGGGTAAAGTGGTAAGTATTATGCCTTACGGCGCTTTTGTAGAGGTGGAAAAAGGCATAGAAGGCTTAATCCATATTTCAGAGTTGTCCTGGACGAAAAGGATTAACCATCCGTCCGAGATGCTTGCTGTCGGGGACAGTGTTGAAGCGATGGTCCTTAATCTCGACAAATCCAACCAGAAAATTTCGCTTGGATTAAAACAAACTGAACATAATCCCTGGGAAAAAATAGAGGAAAAATATCCTGCAGGCACCAAGATACGCGGGAAAGTCAGGAATCTTACCAACTACGGGGCTTTTGTTGAGTTGGAGGATGGTATTGACGGATTAATACATATATCCGATATGTCATGGACAAGAAAGATCAACACCCCTTCGGAAATCCTTAAGAAAGGTGATCTGGTAGAGGCTCAGATAATTTCCATAGACAAGGATAATAAAAAGATTGCGCTGGGAATGAAGCAGTTACAGCCCGATCCGTGGGACCAGGTCAAGGATTCTTTTAAAATAGGCGATGTAGTTAAGGGAAAAGTTAACAAGATAACGAAGTTCGGAGCTTTCGTGGAAATCGGCGAAGGAGTGGAAGGGCTTATCCATATTTCTCAATTGTCGGATAAACCCGTTGAGAAGGTAACTGATATATTGAAAGAGGGTCAGGAAGTTGAAGCAATGGTCATTAAAGTGGAAAAAGAAGAGAGGAAGATAGCTTTAAGCCTTAAGGATGCATCGGGACCGGAAACAGGCAAGTCAGAGGATGAAGAAACAGCGGAAGAAAACTCCGGTGAGCATGATGAAGAACCGGAATCGAAATAA
- a CDS encoding ArsR family transcriptional regulator, whose amino-acid sequence MEPSFGIRLLNLFKESVELSSTEIAAVLDINLSSVEKGLFDFMQNGWVQARVSGETLFYSLVKERLREINYFINMYSRSRMEKDISRLENILKARFSTEEPANFSS is encoded by the coding sequence ATGGAGCCGTCTTTTGGCATTCGTTTATTGAACCTTTTTAAAGAAAGCGTAGAGCTGTCTTCAACCGAGATAGCCGCAGTCCTTGACATCAATCTTTCATCAGTTGAAAAGGGCCTGTTCGATTTTATGCAGAACGGATGGGTCCAGGCGAGAGTTTCCGGCGAGACATTATTTTATTCTCTGGTGAAAGAGCGCCTTCGGGAGATAAATTATTTTATTAATATGTACAGCCGCTCAAGGATGGAGAAAGATATTTCCCGCCTGGAAAACATACTTAAAGCCAGATTCTCAACCGAGGAACCGGCCAACTTTTCAAGTTAG